A stretch of DNA from Spirochaetota bacterium:
GAACACGATACATTCAGGCGCGGGTATGACGGAAACCGGGACGGCCATGGTGCTCAACATCCAGAGGATGTCGACCGAGGACGGTCCGGGTCTTCGAACTACGGTGTTTTTCAAGGGCTGCGGGCTTCGCTGTGCGTGGTGCCACAACCCCGAAAGTATCTCGACCCATCCCGAATTGCAATGGCTGGAATCGCGCTGTATAGGGTGCAGGACGTGCATTTCGGCGTGCCCACGGAACGCGCTCACGGCGGACGAGCGGGGAATCCAGATCGATCGCGCGCTCTGCGACGGATGCGGCACATGCGCGGGCGAGTGCCCGGCGACGGCCATGGAGCTCATGGGTGAACGGTGGACCGTGGACCGGCTCGTGGCGGAGGTCGTCAAGGATCGTTCGTACATACTCAACTCCGAGGGGGGCGGGATCACCGCATCGGGCGGGGACCCCATGGTACAGGCCCCCTTCGTCGCCGAGTTTCTTCGCCGCTGCAGGGCCGAGGGATTCCATACCGCTCTGGATACCTGTGGGCTGGGATCGGAAGCATCGTTCGACCTCGTGCTTCCCCATACGGACCTGGTGCTCTTCGACCTGAAGCTCGCGGACGAATCGGCACACGAGCTTCATACGGGACGCTCGAACGAGCGCGTTCTCGAAAACCTGGTCCGCATTCGCGATCGTATCCGTATCAACGGCGCCCCGGAGCTTTGGGTGCGCACCCCGATCATACCGGGGGCCACCGATACCGACGAGAATATAGCCGGTATCGGACAGCTGATCGAAAGCCTCCTGGACGGCGCGGTGAGCCGCTGGGAGCTGTGCGCGTTCAACAACCTGTGCCGCGACAAGTACGCACGGCTCGGAATCGAATGGCGTTTCCGCGAGTCCGGGCTTCTCGATAAGGGAATGATGGAACACCTGGCGACCGTTGCGCGACACTCCGTTGGCAAACCCGGCATCGTGCGCTGGAGCGGGGCCACGCGTAGCGAAGCCGCGGCGGACAACGCGCGTGCGGCCGAACGGCAGCCGGCGGCGCACCTCGTGAAGGGGTGCGGTTAATTACCAGAGGAGGGCCTTATGACCACCATGTACAAAGAGTTCGACCCAGCCGACCTGAAGGAATTCGAGCCCGAGGCCAAGATCGGGCTTATCGCCACGGTGAGCCCGGAAGGCCTTCCGCACCTCACGCTCATCACCGCGCTCCAGGCGCGGGGGACGCGCGAGCTCATCTGGGGTCAGTTCAGCGAGGGCCGCAGCAAGAAAAACGTGAAGCGGAACGGGCGCACGGCGTTTCTCATAATGAATTTGAACAAAGAGCTCTGGAGGGGGAAGGCGCTCTGGACCCACGAGGAGAAAGAGGGCCCCGAGTACGAAATGTACAACAAGAAGCCCATGTTCCGATACAACTCCTACTTCGGCATCCACACGGTCCACTACATGGACCTTGTGGAAACCGGCGGAAGGGAAAAACTTCCCCTGGGAGCGGTGGTCCGCGCGGCGCTCGCGACGAAGATTGCGAAGGGTGGGGCGGCCACCGGGAACCCCGCGCGGATTCTCAAGGAATGGGGCCAGGGACTATTCAACCGCATGGACAGCCTGAAGTTCCTCTCCTACGTGGGCGGGGACGGGTTTCCCGTCATAGTACCCCTGATCCAGTGCCAGGCCGCCGACAGCAGGAGGCTTGCGTTTTCGACGGCGGCGTACGGGGACGAGCTCGAGCGGATACCCGCGGGCGCGTCCGTCGCGGTCTTCGGCATGACCTTCGACATGGAGGATGTGCTCGTCCGCGGTACGTTCGGAGGGTTTTCGAGGAGCAGGGGATTCCGGCTGGGGACGGTCGATATCGAATGGGTGTATAATTCGATGCCCCCCGTACAGGGGCAGGTCTATCCGGCGACTGAGCTCAAACCGGTGACGGAGTTTTAATCGGCGACCGCGGCGATCCTTGAAAGCCCGGACTTCGCCGAGGAGTTTTCCGGATCCAGCGCAAGCAGCTTTTCGAGCAGGGGCACCGCCTCTCCGGGTTTCCCCAGCTTTTCGAGCGCCCGCGCCCACACCAGGAGCGGACCGCGGAAATCCTTGCGAAGCTGGCACGCCTTCTGCGCGCACTTCGACGCGTTTTCGTAATCCTTCACGTTAAAATACGCTGCCGAAAGCTTGTACAGCGTATCGGCGTCTTCGCTGTGCAGTCCCAGGTACAAGAGCAACTGTTCGATTGCGAGGGCGAATTCCCCCTTCTGCATGTGGCAGCGCGCGAGCAGCTGGTGCACCTGTTCGTCCGCCGTGCCCAGGCTCATGGCGGCGCGCAGTTCCACGATCGCCTCGTCCAGGTTGCGGTTGTACATGAGCTCCAGGCCGCGGTTCCGGTGGTTGATGAGTTCCTGGTAGGCGGGATCGACCTCGATGAGCAGGAAGGTCACATCGTCGCGGATGGGCGTATCGGACACGAACTCCTCCCATGTGCGGATGATATGCGTGCGGGCCTCGCGAATATTCATGTCGCGTGAATCCACGAGCGTACGCTGGAGCATCGACAGGCCGAACTGCTCGTCGTTCGCGTTGCGCGCCTCGACCAGCCCGTCCGTGAAAAGCAGCATCCTGTCCCCGAAGTCGAGCATATCGTGTTTTTCCTCGTAGGTCTCCCCCGCGTTCTCGAGGGCTCCCACGAACAGCCCGTTGGTGTCCCACGTCTCGATCTCCGCCGTGCGCTTCCGGAGCACCATCGCCTTGTGATGCGACGCATTGGTATAGAATACCTCGAAGGAAGGGCTGATCACCGCGACGAACGCGGTGAGGTAGTCCTGGGTCTTGATCGTTTCAAGAAGGGCCGTGTTCACCCTGGTGAGTATGTCCCTGGGGAAAAGGTTCTTCTGCGTCGCCTCGATGAAGCTGATCTTGCCGATCGCGGATATGAAGGCCGCGGGAATGCCGTGTCCCGAGACGTCGGCGATGAAGATGCAGACGTGGCCCCCGCTCATGGGAATGATATCGAAGAAATCCCCGCCGATCTTGTCCATGGAGCGGTAGAACGCCTCGATAGAAATGCCGTTATACGAAATAGGAGTCGCGGGGAGGATTCCCCGCTGTATGTCCGAGGCGATGTCCATTTCCTTGTCTATGTACAGGTCGCGCTCTTTTAGATTTGCGAGGGCGGTCTCGCTGGTGCGTTTGGCACTCTTGACCTCGATGCGCTGGCGCCTGAACTCGCCTGCAAGGAAGGCGATGAAGATCGCGGCGGGCAGGAAACAGCCGGTATAGAACATCTCGAAAGGCAGCGAGCCGTTCTGGCCAAGCACCGTTATAGCGAAGGCCGATGCTCCTATCTGGAGCGTCGCCGAGGCGAGCACGAGCACCAGCGCCTGCACGAAGGTGAGGCTGGAAAGCATGAAGGCGAGCGCCATATAGGCGAGCAGCAGCGCGGCGGAACGGACCTCGTTAAGGATCACCACCCATATCCCATGTATGATCAACCATGCGATGAATTGGAGGAGGGTGAAGGAAAATGAATACCTGCTGCTTATCGGCTTGGAGCTCATCCGGGTAATAAAGAAAAAAACAAGGCTTATGCCCGTGGCCATCGCGGTAATAATAGAAAGCCAGAGGTACGAGATGTTCGCGAGCCCCAGGATGCGCGCCATAAAAGCGGCCACTATGGCTATACAATAGGCGAGAACGATATAGCTTGAGTTTCTCAGCAGGATTTGCCTGCGTCGAGCGTGTTTATCGAAGGATATGTCTCGTTTTTCCATTGTAGATCGAGCCTGTCGTCCCTGTGAGCAGATCATAGTAAGCGGCGCTGAACTATTTGTCAACACGGGAATTTTCGGGATGAATTATTATTGATCATACCGGGTGCGGGCGCGCGCATCGCGGTGGCGGACGAACAGGCGCTCCTGGTCGTGTAAGAATGCGCGGGCGTTACGCGCTATTTCATGCCGCTCTCGATGAGCATCTCGAAGAGCCCCTTGTGGGTGAACGAGATCGAGGTGAAAAGCTTGTAGGCCTTGTTGGGGATGAGCGTGAGATCGGTATCGGTCGGGTAGTACAGGTAGCCCCTGTTGGTCTGCATGAACACCCTGAGCTCGCCGATCACCTGCCGTATGCTCGCGCGCGAGAACGGGTTGGTGAACGATCCGTCCGGGTGCGTGAAACCGTAACCCGGCTCCCCCGTTTCGAGCGGGTGCACCGCGAGCGTGAGCGGGACTATGCCCTTGCGCGCCTCCACTATGTTCTTGGAAAGCTCCGGGTTGATTTCGCTTATGGTGCAGCTGTTGCGAAGGTCGCGCTCGAGCTTGTATATCTCGACCTGCTTGAGCTGTCCCGCAAGCGAGGACCGGGGATTGTTCTTCACCACTTTTTCCACGATGTTAAGCGTGAATACGTAGAGTCGCGAGAGGTATTCTATGAAGGCCTCGGCCGGTTTGCGCACGAAGAAGAGCGAACCGCGCTCGTCCATGATG
This window harbors:
- a CDS encoding glycyl-radical enzyme activating protein, with amino-acid sequence MNTIHSGAGMTETGTAMVLNIQRMSTEDGPGLRTTVFFKGCGLRCAWCHNPESISTHPELQWLESRCIGCRTCISACPRNALTADERGIQIDRALCDGCGTCAGECPATAMELMGERWTVDRLVAEVVKDRSYILNSEGGGITASGGDPMVQAPFVAEFLRRCRAEGFHTALDTCGLGSEASFDLVLPHTDLVLFDLKLADESAHELHTGRSNERVLENLVRIRDRIRINGAPELWVRTPIIPGATDTDENIAGIGQLIESLLDGAVSRWELCAFNNLCRDKYARLGIEWRFRESGLLDKGMMEHLATVARHSVGKPGIVRWSGATRSEAAADNARAAERQPAAHLVKGCG
- a CDS encoding pyridoxamine 5'-phosphate oxidase family protein, with amino-acid sequence MTTMYKEFDPADLKEFEPEAKIGLIATVSPEGLPHLTLITALQARGTRELIWGQFSEGRSKKNVKRNGRTAFLIMNLNKELWRGKALWTHEEKEGPEYEMYNKKPMFRYNSYFGIHTVHYMDLVETGGREKLPLGAVVRAALATKIAKGGAATGNPARILKEWGQGLFNRMDSLKFLSYVGGDGFPVIVPLIQCQAADSRRLAFSTAAYGDELERIPAGASVAVFGMTFDMEDVLVRGTFGGFSRSRGFRLGTVDIEWVYNSMPPVQGQVYPATELKPVTEF
- a CDS encoding tetratricopeptide repeat protein encodes the protein MICSQGRQARSTMEKRDISFDKHARRRQILLRNSSYIVLAYCIAIVAAFMARILGLANISYLWLSIITAMATGISLVFFFITRMSSKPISSRYSFSFTLLQFIAWLIIHGIWVVILNEVRSAALLLAYMALAFMLSSLTFVQALVLVLASATLQIGASAFAITVLGQNGSLPFEMFYTGCFLPAAIFIAFLAGEFRRQRIEVKSAKRTSETALANLKERDLYIDKEMDIASDIQRGILPATPISYNGISIEAFYRSMDKIGGDFFDIIPMSGGHVCIFIADVSGHGIPAAFISAIGKISFIEATQKNLFPRDILTRVNTALLETIKTQDYLTAFVAVISPSFEVFYTNASHHKAMVLRKRTAEIETWDTNGLFVGALENAGETYEEKHDMLDFGDRMLLFTDGLVEARNANDEQFGLSMLQRTLVDSRDMNIREARTHIIRTWEEFVSDTPIRDDVTFLLIEVDPAYQELINHRNRGLELMYNRNLDEAIVELRAAMSLGTADEQVHQLLARCHMQKGEFALAIEQLLLYLGLHSEDADTLYKLSAAYFNVKDYENASKCAQKACQLRKDFRGPLLVWARALEKLGKPGEAVPLLEKLLALDPENSSAKSGLSRIAAVAD